The following proteins come from a genomic window of Geomonas sp. RF6:
- a CDS encoding anthranilate synthase component II, producing MLLMIDNYDSFTYNIVQYLGELGEDVHVYRNDKITLEEIEALAPDRIVISPGPCSPAEAGISVETIRRFAGRIPILGVCLGHQSIGYAFGGEIVKSATLMHGKTSPILHDNEGLFKGLPNPFAATRYHSLVVKRDTFPAELEVTAWVAEGEIMGLRHRTLPIWGVQFHPESILTEGGMEILRNFLVMSREAATEG from the coding sequence ATGCTCTTGATGATCGACAACTACGATTCATTTACCTACAACATTGTGCAGTACCTCGGGGAACTGGGCGAGGACGTGCACGTCTATCGAAACGACAAGATCACCCTTGAGGAGATCGAGGCGCTCGCCCCGGACCGCATCGTCATCTCCCCCGGACCCTGCTCCCCTGCCGAGGCGGGGATCTCGGTGGAGACGATCCGCCGCTTCGCCGGGCGCATCCCCATCCTCGGGGTGTGCCTCGGTCACCAGTCGATAGGGTACGCTTTCGGCGGAGAGATCGTGAAGAGCGCGACGCTCATGCACGGGAAGACCTCGCCGATCCTGCACGACAACGAGGGGCTCTTCAAGGGGCTCCCCAATCCTTTCGCCGCCACCCGCTACCACTCCCTCGTCGTGAAGCGCGACACCTTTCCGGCAGAGCTGGAGGTGACCGCCTGGGTCGCCGAGGGTGAGATCATGGGGCTCAGGCACCGCACTCTCCCGATCTGGGGGGTGCAGTTCCATCCGGAATCGATCCTCACCGAGGGGGGGATGGAGATTCTCAGAAACTTCCTCGTCATGTCGCGCGAGGCTGCCACCGAAGGGTAG
- the trpD gene encoding anthranilate phosphoribosyltransferase, with amino-acid sequence MIKRAIAKVVERGDLSEAEMIDVMDQVMSGGATPAQIAAFITALRMKGETVDEITGAARVMRDRVTPIRVGKKVLDLDRDDINLDQETILDTCGTGGSGTNSFNISTTVAFVISACGVRVAKHGNRSVSSSCGSADVLEALGVNLNVTPGMVERCIDEIGIGFLFAPALHGAMKHAIGPRREIGVRTIFNILGPLTNPAAADCQVLGVYREDLVEKLAHVLQRLGCRRGFVVCGNDGMDEITLTGATRVAEVSPEGVATSSVSPEEYGFSRCSMAELRGGDARGNALIVRGVLGGEKGPKRDVVLINAAYGLVAAGKAADVRGGVEMAAEAIDSGRAIAQLEKLVTLTNEVE; translated from the coding sequence ATGATCAAGAGGGCGATTGCCAAGGTTGTAGAGAGAGGGGACCTCAGCGAGGCTGAGATGATCGACGTGATGGACCAGGTCATGTCCGGGGGGGCGACCCCCGCCCAGATCGCGGCCTTCATCACCGCACTCCGCATGAAAGGTGAGACGGTCGACGAAATTACGGGCGCGGCGCGCGTAATGCGCGACAGGGTGACGCCGATCCGGGTGGGGAAGAAGGTGCTCGACCTCGACCGCGACGACATCAACCTGGACCAGGAGACGATCCTCGACACCTGCGGCACCGGCGGTTCCGGAACGAACAGCTTCAACATCTCCACCACCGTCGCCTTTGTCATCTCCGCCTGCGGCGTCAGGGTGGCAAAGCACGGCAACCGCTCCGTATCCTCATCGTGCGGCAGCGCGGACGTCCTGGAGGCGCTCGGGGTGAACCTGAACGTGACTCCGGGGATGGTGGAGCGCTGCATAGACGAGATCGGCATCGGCTTTCTCTTCGCCCCCGCCCTGCACGGCGCCATGAAGCACGCCATCGGTCCGCGCAGGGAGATCGGTGTCCGTACCATCTTCAATATCCTCGGTCCCCTCACGAACCCCGCCGCCGCCGACTGCCAGGTCCTCGGTGTATATCGGGAAGACCTGGTGGAAAAGCTCGCGCACGTGCTGCAAAGGCTCGGATGCCGCAGGGGGTTCGTGGTCTGCGGCAACGACGGCATGGACGAGATCACCCTCACCGGTGCCACCCGCGTCGCGGAGGTGAGTCCCGAGGGGGTGGCAACCTCGTCCGTCTCCCCGGAGGAATACGGCTTTTCCCGCTGCTCCATGGCAGAGCTGCGCGGCGGCGACGCCAGGGGGAACGCCCTCATTGTGCGCGGTGTCCTCGGTGGGGAGAAGGGACCGAAGAGGGACGTGGTGCTGATAAATGCGGCATACGGCCTCGTGGCGGCCGGGAAAGCAGCCGATGTGCGGGGTGGCGTCGAGATGGCCGCCGAGGCGATAGACTCCGGCCGGGCGATCGCTCAGCTCGAAAAGCTGGTGACGCTCACCAACGAAGTGGAGTAG
- the trpC gene encoding indole-3-glycerol phosphate synthase TrpC, giving the protein MTEIPDILKKIVSRKKEELAGVKSKTPLSEVRARAAEVQDAPRGFIAALESSRNGGRTAIISEVKKGSPSKGIIRADFDPVGIAQLYEANGASCLSVLTEKDFFLGDLAYLRQIRQRVSLPLLRKDFLFDPYQVYEAKVAGADAILLIAAMLELSQLEDLKGYAGELGLDVLLEVHDERELEMALETGCRLIGINNRNLRTFVVDISLSERLARLIPEGHTIVAESGITRREEIVHLQECGIAAFLIGESLMREADIGAKLRELAG; this is encoded by the coding sequence ATGACAGAAATACCGGATATCCTCAAGAAGATCGTCTCCCGCAAAAAGGAGGAACTCGCCGGGGTGAAGTCGAAGACCCCGCTGAGCGAGGTCCGGGCGAGGGCGGCGGAAGTCCAGGACGCCCCCCGCGGCTTTATCGCGGCGCTGGAGAGCTCCCGCAACGGTGGGCGCACTGCCATCATCTCGGAGGTGAAAAAGGGCTCACCGTCGAAGGGGATCATCCGGGCGGACTTCGACCCGGTGGGGATCGCGCAGCTCTACGAGGCAAATGGTGCGAGCTGTCTCTCGGTTCTCACCGAGAAGGACTTCTTTCTCGGCGACCTCGCCTACCTGCGGCAGATCCGCCAGCGGGTGAGCCTCCCCCTGCTGCGCAAGGACTTCCTTTTCGACCCGTACCAGGTGTACGAGGCTAAAGTGGCCGGGGCCGATGCAATCCTCCTCATCGCCGCGATGCTCGAGCTTTCCCAACTGGAGGACCTGAAGGGGTACGCCGGGGAGCTCGGCCTTGACGTCCTTCTCGAGGTGCACGACGAGAGGGAGCTGGAGATGGCGCTGGAAACCGGCTGCCGTCTCATCGGGATCAACAATCGCAACCTGCGCACCTTCGTGGTGGACATCTCCCTCTCGGAGCGTCTCGCGCGCCTCATCCCGGAGGGGCACACCATTGTCGCCGAAAGCGGCATCACCAGAAGAGAGGAGATCGTGCACCTTCAGGAGTGCGGAATCGCGGCTTTCCTGATCGGCGAATCGCTGATGCGGGAGGCGGACATAGGCGCCAAGCTGCGGGAGCTTGCCGGATAG
- a CDS encoding phosphoribosylanthranilate isomerase → MTKVKICGITSVEDALIAVEAGADALGFVFFEKSPRNLDPSRAAQIIATIPPFVQAVGLFVNAPLDFVNTTAEQCGLDLVQLHGDESPDYCLSVSRRVIKVFRVKGAESLASLTSYRVAGYLLDAWSPHLYGGTGETFDWDCVSAAKKAGPVILAGGLTPENVASAVAHVSPYAVDVSSGVESAPGRKDHEKVRRFIREAKKVS, encoded by the coding sequence ATGACAAAGGTAAAGATCTGCGGTATAACCAGCGTCGAGGATGCACTCATCGCCGTCGAGGCGGGTGCGGATGCGCTCGGTTTCGTCTTCTTCGAAAAATCCCCGCGCAATCTCGACCCGTCGCGGGCAGCTCAGATCATCGCGACCATCCCCCCCTTCGTGCAGGCAGTCGGACTCTTCGTCAACGCCCCGCTCGATTTCGTCAACACCACGGCAGAACAATGCGGCCTTGACCTCGTCCAGTTACATGGCGACGAGAGCCCGGATTATTGTCTTTCGGTTTCCAGAAGGGTCATAAAGGTGTTCCGGGTGAAGGGGGCGGAGAGCCTCGCGTCACTAACGTCGTACCGCGTGGCGGGGTATCTGCTCGACGCCTGGTCCCCACATCTTTACGGCGGCACCGGCGAGACCTTCGACTGGGATTGCGTCAGCGCCGCGAAAAAGGCGGGGCCGGTGATACTCGCGGGGGGACTCACCCCGGAGAATGTGGCGAGCGCCGTCGCCCATGTTTCCCCCTATGCCGTCGATGTCTCCAGCGGCGTCGAGTCTGCACCCGGACGGAAAGATCACGAGAAGGTGCGCCGGTTCATCAGGGAAGCAAAAAAAGTTTCGTAA
- the serA gene encoding phosphoglycerate dehydrogenase yields MKIIVTDEVAQEGLDLLKQDPRIQLDVKLGLKTEELHSIIGDYDVIITRSGTTVDKPLLDAGKNLKMVARAGVGVDNVDVDYASTKGVIVVNAPLGNTNSAAEHAMALLLSLCRNIVPANDCLKGGAWKRAPFTGYELKGKTAGVIGLGKVGGRVATRLKAFECDVVAYDPYIAEKRAHDLGVKLVSLAELIKVSDIVTFHTPLTEETRDMIGKKELAGMKDGVIIVNAARGGIVNEEAMLEALESGKVVGAAFDVWSQEPPNTDVLKRLIANDKLIVTPHLGANTFEAQVNVSVDVAKEILQYLNEQPLENALNIPRFDPSLMDQMRPFLKLVQVLADFSIQLVESHLNKITFTYSGAIAHHDCTPLTVTGLASLLNRKVNQDVNMVNAQLVASQMGIVVDELRSSQHESFANVITVTIEGAGERRIVSGTLFEGVPRIIRLRDYQMDFRPEEHMLLLAYADRPGMIGKIGTILGAADINIGAMNLGRREKKGEAMVILSVDSPVPSAVAEEVQAATDAAFIKALHITTL; encoded by the coding sequence ATGAAGATTATCGTTACCGACGAGGTTGCCCAGGAAGGTTTGGATCTATTGAAGCAGGACCCGCGCATCCAGCTCGATGTGAAGCTGGGGCTGAAGACGGAGGAACTGCACTCCATTATCGGCGACTACGATGTCATCATCACCAGAAGCGGCACGACGGTGGACAAGCCGCTCCTCGACGCCGGGAAGAACCTGAAGATGGTGGCGAGGGCCGGTGTGGGGGTCGACAACGTCGACGTGGACTACGCCAGCACCAAAGGGGTCATCGTGGTAAACGCGCCGCTTGGCAACACCAACAGCGCCGCAGAGCACGCAATGGCCCTTTTGCTTTCCCTGTGCCGCAACATCGTCCCGGCCAACGACTGCCTCAAGGGGGGCGCCTGGAAGCGCGCACCTTTCACCGGGTATGAGCTGAAAGGGAAGACCGCAGGCGTTATCGGCCTCGGCAAGGTAGGGGGGCGTGTCGCCACCCGCCTGAAAGCGTTCGAGTGCGACGTGGTCGCGTACGACCCGTACATCGCGGAGAAGAGGGCGCACGACCTCGGGGTGAAGCTCGTCTCCCTGGCGGAGCTCATCAAGGTAAGCGACATCGTCACCTTCCATACCCCTCTCACCGAAGAGACCCGCGACATGATCGGCAAGAAGGAACTGGCAGGCATGAAGGACGGCGTCATCATCGTGAACGCCGCCCGCGGCGGGATCGTGAACGAGGAGGCGATGCTGGAGGCGCTGGAATCGGGGAAGGTCGTAGGGGCCGCCTTCGACGTGTGGAGCCAGGAGCCGCCGAACACCGACGTGCTGAAGCGCCTGATCGCCAACGACAAGCTCATCGTAACGCCGCACCTCGGCGCCAACACCTTCGAGGCGCAGGTGAACGTATCGGTGGACGTCGCGAAGGAGATCCTGCAGTACCTGAACGAGCAGCCGCTGGAGAACGCGCTGAACATCCCCAGGTTCGACCCGTCCCTCATGGACCAGATGCGCCCCTTCCTGAAGCTTGTGCAGGTCCTCGCGGACTTCAGCATCCAGCTGGTGGAGAGCCACCTCAACAAGATCACCTTTACCTACTCCGGCGCCATCGCGCACCACGACTGCACCCCGCTCACCGTCACCGGACTTGCTTCGCTGCTGAACCGCAAGGTGAACCAGGACGTCAACATGGTGAACGCGCAGCTTGTGGCGAGCCAGATGGGTATCGTGGTGGACGAGCTCAGGAGCTCGCAGCATGAGTCGTTTGCCAACGTCATCACCGTGACGATCGAAGGGGCAGGGGAGCGCCGCATCGTTTCCGGGACTCTCTTCGAAGGGGTGCCGCGCATCATCAGGCTGCGCGACTACCAGATGGACTTCCGTCCGGAAGAGCACATGCTGCTCCTGGCCTACGCCGATCGCCCCGGGATGATCGGGAAGATCGGTACCATCCTCGGCGCGGCCGACATCAACATAGGCGCCATGAACCTCGGGCGCAGGGAGAAGAAAGGGGAGGCGATGGTTATCCTCTCCGTCGACTCCCCGGTGCCGTCGGCAGTCGCCGAAGAAGTGCAGGCCGCCACCGACGCCGCCTTCATCAAGGCGCTGCACATCACCACGCTGTAG